In Populus alba chromosome 1, ASM523922v2, whole genome shotgun sequence, a single window of DNA contains:
- the LOC118055411 gene encoding transcription factor bHLH95 yields MIVFCPISSTLPVLCPLSSPSPSPLATFINTSSLFPFALELIKTLSSIPLSVCSSVHFFLYLYIYTNTGMSEEGEHERFLWDNQTWDLSNSDNSGGRGEKRGKNIKLPGSGSHSQAEIGIKEQGNKAEKRGRMHKGNGKGGVGEVKEGEGGGESDHETHIWTERERRKKMRTMFCNLHALLPQLPPKADKSTIVDEAVNYIKTLQHTLQKLQKEKLERLQGAPTLGYEPSLIAPQMQADSREAFLADQVSSSNLAISTTKSLPSVSRYPVLFQTWTSSNVVLNICGDEAQISICSPKNPGLFTTICYVLEKHNVEVLSAQFSSDCNRSMYMIQAHASGASDQFGETFPVEEAFKQAACEIMCWVSS; encoded by the exons ATGATTGTATTTTGTCCAATATCTTCCACTTTGCCAGTGCTCTGCCCTCTCtcatctccctctccctctccccttGCCACCTTTATAAACACCTCCTCTCTCTTCCCTTTCGCCCTTGAACTCATCAAAACGCTTTCTTCCATCCCTCTCTCTGTCTGCTCATCTGtccattttttcttatatttatatatatatacaaatacaGGGATGTCAGAAGAAGGAGAGCATGAGAGGTTCTTGTGGGATAACCAAACTTGGGATTTATCAAATTCTGATAATTCGGGTggaagaggagagaaaagagggaAGAACATTAAGCTGCCGGGTTCGGGCTCACATAGCCAAGCAGAAATAGGGATCAAAGAACAAGGAAACAAGGCCGAGAAGAGGGGTCGAATGCACAAAGGTAATGGTAAGGGAGGCGTAGGCGAGGttaaagaaggagaaggaggaggTGAATCAGATCATGAGACACATATATGgactgagagagagaggagaaagaagatGAGGACCATGTTCTGTAATCTTCATGCTTTGCTTCCTCAACTTCCTCCCAAG GCTGACAAGTCCACCATTGTTGATGAAGCAGTGAACTATATCAAAACCCTACAGCACACTCTCCAAAAGTTACAAAAAGAGAAGCTAGAAAGGCTCCAAGGTGCCCCGACTTTGGGTTATGAGCCATCTCTGATTGCCCCACAAATGCAAGCAGACTCCAGAGAGGCGTTCTTAGCTGATCAAGTATCTTCTAGTAACTTGGCAATTAGCACAACAAAATCTTTACCCTCAGTCTCAAGATATCCTGTACTCTTTCAAACTTGGACTTCTTCAAATGTGGTGTTGAATATTTGTGGAGATGAAGCCCAAATTAGTATATGCTCTCCGAAGAATCCGGGACTCTTCACCACTATCTGCTATGTGTTGGAGAAGCATAATGTCGAGGTGCTGTCAGCTCAATTTTCCTCTGATTGCAATCGGAGCATGTACATGATTCAAGCTCAT GCAAGTGGAGCTTCTGATCAGTTCGGAGAGACATTTCCAGTGGAGGAAGCATTCAAACAAGCTGCATGTGAGATAATGTGCTGGGTCTCTTCCTGA